A genomic stretch from Telopea speciosissima isolate NSW1024214 ecotype Mountain lineage chromosome 7, Tspe_v1, whole genome shotgun sequence includes:
- the LOC122667570 gene encoding ubiquitin C-terminal hydrolase 22-like, whose protein sequence is MSLKSNYRRNGQNRQIPQPCPHLADFRSRNGHKPFRALQECLRVKPLGRAAIRRDPDEVPRCSICGHCAPTRLYACVACASVFCHSLPESSHAASHAESMPGHEIAVDVDRAELFCCVCRDQVYDHDFDAAVVLAQTAASTLGGGLTLPPSLPPENQRKRKRVDYRPWTPDPRERFLMGTGSSPLQSGDEDSSCLPWGLRGLNNLGNTCFMNSVLQALLHTPPLRNYFLSDRHNRYLCQQNNKMGNVKKKNAAGHDNNKNLRLCLACDVDAMFSAVFSADRKPYSPANFLYSWWQYAANLASYEQQDAHEFFISMLDGIHEKVEKGQRKPQSQGSGDCCIAHRVFSGILRSDVTCTACGFTSTTYDPCVDISLDLEPNQGGSAKMASSKSHYGSNGETDSYGISTLIGCLDRFTRPERLGSDQKFFCQQCQVRQESLKQMSIRKLPLVSCFHIKRFEHSTIKNMSRKVDRYLQFPFSLDMAPYLSSSILRSRFGNRIFAFDDDEPDTSNDLSSEFELFAVVTHTGRLDAGHYVTYLRLSNQWYKCDDAWITQVSENIVRAAQGYMMFYVQKILYYKASEKLISS, encoded by the exons ATGTCTTTGAAGAGCAATTACAGACGGAACGGTCAGAATCGTCAGATTCCTCAGCCATGTCCACACCTTGCCGACTTCCGATCCCGAAACGGTCATAAGCCATTTCGCGCTCTACAGGAGTGCCTCCGAGTCAAGCCACTCGGCCGTGCCGCGATCCGCCGTGACCCGGACGAAGTCCCTCGCTGTTCCATCTGTGGTCACTGCGCACCCACTCGTCTCTACGCATGCGTCGCCTGTGCCTCTGTTTTCTGCCACTCGCTGCCCGAGTCGTCTCATGCGGCCTCCCATGCCGAGTCCATGCCGGGTCACGAGATCGCCGTCGATGTTGACCGTGCCGAGCTCTTCTGTTGCGTTTGTCGCGATCAGGTCTATGACCATGACTTTGATGCTGCCGTTGTCCTTGCACAGACTGCCGCATCAACTCTTGGCGGCGGATTGACGTTGCCTCCATCTCTGCCGCCGGAGAATCAGAGGAAGCGGAAGAGGGTAGATTATCGCCCGTGGACACCCGACCCAAGAGAGCGGTTCTTGATGGGGACGGGTTCGAGTCCATTGCAGAGTGGAGACGAAGACTCTTCTTGCTTGCCATGGGGGTTGCGAGGGCTTAACAATCTTGGGAACACTTGTTTCATGAATTCGGTCCTGCAAGCTCTGCTTCACACGCCTCCACTAAGAAACTATTTCTTGAGTGATCGCCATAACCGGTATCTCTGTCAGCAGAACAACAAAATGGGTAATGTCAAGAAGAAGAACGCAGCGGGCCACGATAATAATAAGAATTTGCGGCTCTGCCTGGCTTGCGACGTGGATGCAATGTTCTCAGCCGTTTTCTCTGCCGATCGGAAGCCCTACAGCCCAGCAAATTTTCTTTACAG TTGGTGGCAATATGCAGCAAATCTGGCAAGTTATGAACAGCAAGATGCCCATGAATTTTTCATTTCCATGCTTGATGGGATACATGAAAAGGTGGAGAAAGGTCAACGCAAGCCCCAAAGCCAAG GCAGTGGAGACTGTTGCATTGCTCACAGAGTATTCTCTGGTATCTTGAGATCTGATGTCACTTGTACAGCATGTGGCTTCACGTCTACGACATATGATCCATGTGTTGACATCTCATTGGACTTGGAACCAAACCAGGGGGGTTCTGCAAAGATGGCTTCCTCAAAGTCACATTATGGTTCCAATGGTGAGACAGATAGCTATGGTATATCTACCCTGATTGGATGCTTGGACCGTTTTACGAGGCCTGAGAGACTAGGTTCTGACCAGAAATTCTTCTGCCAGCAGTGCCAGGTGAGGCAGGAGTCTTTGAAGCAGATGTCCATTAGAAAGCTCCCCCTGGTTTCCTGTTTTCACATCAAAAGATTTGAGCATTCTACCATAAAAAATATGTCGAGGAAGGTTGATCGTTACTTACAGTTCCCATTTTCCCTGGATATGGCACCTTacctctcttcttccatcttgaGGAGTAGATTTGGCAACCGGATTTTTgcttttgatgatgatgagccAGACACTTCCAATGACTTGTCTTCGGAGTTTGAGTTGTTTGCTGTAGTCACACACACAGGTAGATTGGATGCTGGCCATTATGTAACCTATCTACGGTTAAGTAATCAGTGGTACAAGTGTGATGATGCATGGATAACTCAAGTTAGTGAGAACATTGTGAGGGCTGCTC